TCTTAAGGTCTGGAGATCTCCTCGAGTGATACGCTGTTTAAAAGCACTGCTTAGGATCTGATCCTGAGGACCAGAACCTAGTGCATTCCTGATTTCCTTCTCCATATCTGCCGTCAATTCAAGATCATCGTCCATCCTTTTCACCGTTGATTTTCCAGAGCCAAGTTTTTCTTTGCTCTCAAGTCTTGAGACTTTCCTGCTAAGTACGCCTTTGCTTCCATCACCCAGGTGAAGTGGGGGTGACAATGTTTCAGAGAAATCCAGTTCTAGCTGGTGTCCCGTCCTACTTTCATTTTCGAGTGTGACTCCAGTGCTCTTCTCTCTATCTGAAACTTTTCCCTTTGAACACGTCTCCTCAATTTTCACTTTATGGACAGTTCCACTTGTTTCAACAACCCTAGATGGTCTTGGATCTAATTGTGTTGTTTTAAATCCATGACTTGACTCATCCCCCAAGCTTTTGCTCTTTACTGTGTCCATCTGACTTCTTGGAGAACTAGGATGTGTTGAAGTTGCAGTAGGCATGGAGCTTCGTTGGTTGACTCCTTTTTGTTGCTCCAGTAAATGTCggaccttctttctctcctctttttgaAAATCCTCTTCCACAGTAGAGTGGGGTCGCTGCTGAACCTTTGCACTGTCTTCAGAGACAGTCTCTGTTGACACTTGTTCTTTCACTTGGTTAATAAGGTTGCCTACTCTCCTTCTTTTAGAAGATATTTCTTCGGTGTCCATTGTAGGAAACAGAGTGTCATTCTGCTCCATCAAGTGCCCCTCTGATTGTTTCAAGCTGGAGAGGGAACAATCATCTGGAGAGGAACTTTTCAAGTCCTTTCCATGAACTCTTCGGCAATGGGGACCTCCTTTCTTTTGCAGACTAATACAGTCTAATCGTGGTCTTTTATCAGGTGTTTTCTCTGTGTCCCCTGTAGACAACagagcctcatgctgctccttcaAGTGACCCTCTGATCGTTTCaaggtggagagagagcatgTAGCCGGAGAGGGACTTTTCAAGTCCTGTCCATAATAAGCTCTTCGGccatgggaactgcctttccctTGCTGACTAAGGCAGTCTAATCTTGGTCTTTTATCAGGGGTGGTATCAGTGTCCCCTGTAGAAAACAGAGTGTCCTTCTGCTCCCTCAAGTGACCCTTTGATCGTTTCATGCTGGATTGAGAACAGGCACTTCTCAATTCACTTGGGCAATGCGGCACCCAGGTTCCCTAGGCTGGGGGCCGGGGCCAGATGCCAAGTGAAATTTCAAGCCTGCCCTTGCAACTTTAGCAACCAAGTACTGGCCAGTGAGTGACTTCTCTCAAAGGAGGCTGTATCAAACAGTCTTTCTCCTTTGCGACTGATTCCTCTCTCTCAGCTCCCCTCCCTCTCCTACCCTCCCACCCCACTCTACCCCACCCCCCTCAAAGTGAAGTGACCACACAACCCTTCTCGCCTCGCAATTGACAACTCTTGCCTCTGAACAGAACCAGCAGTTAGAAAGCCTCCTCTGCAACCTGCAGGCAACACCCGGGAGAGACTCACCCAGTCTGTTCGAACTGAGTCCCGCAAGGATGGGTCCGCCTCTGGCTTGGTCGTGTCTACCTGGCCTGGGACCAAGTGGGGTTGACGAGTGAGCGAGTAAACGACTGCCGGACCTCGAGAGAGCACTAGAGGTGTGAGTACTGGCAGCGGCCTGTCCCGTCCAGTCCAGTCTGCCAACGCCGTTGCCAAGCGAACCCCGCAACGTCACAGGCGCTCTCGAGATCCAAACCTTGGCCGGTCACAACTCTCGAGCTAGGAGGTCTTCCGGGATACCCGGTGGGGGTGGGTGCAAATGAAGAGGGCCTTGTAGCAGCCCCCTGGGATCGCTACTGGCTCCCACCTGCTCCAGCGCCATCTTCCCCGGGGGGCTCAAGCTGGGGCCACCGGCTGCTCCCAGGAATGGAACATGGTGCCCAGAATCCATCCGAGCCTACTATTTGGAGGTACAGGGCCCAAGAAGCAGTGGATGTCCATCACCCCACAAGTCAAGCCCACCACTGTCGGCCCTTGTTTCCTCTGCCAAGTTCAGTTCTCACTTTGTCTTTTTGCTTCACCTTTGGTCTATGGGCCAcccatggtggtactcaggggctacttattTTTGTGACTCGTTTATTGTGGGTTATCCCTGGGATCATACGGTAGAAGGAGGGTACCAgaaccaaccagatatatgatcaatcACTAAGTataaagctagacacagaggggacctcttattctagcagcccaggggtgagggtgggggagtgtggaggcaggatgggaatggaggtggagggagggcaaatttggtgatgggaattcccctgattcaatgttaatatgtacctaaaatactactgtgaaagatatgtaagccaatatggtcaaaataaatattatacatatataattatatatacataattatatttataagaaagaaaCCCTTTGAGGttcagagtggtagtacagcagatagggagggCACTTAGCTTGCATAGAGCCActatgggttcaatccttggtaatCCATACGGTTCTCTCAACACCCCAAGAgtcattcctaagtgcagagccaagaatatctCCTGAACATgacaggatgtggcccaataaaataaacacaagcaccaaacaCAGGGACCCTTAgacctatctccccagccccagaaACTATAACTGCCCCTTTATTCCTGGGtcacaaagaaaaggaacaatgaagataataaaatatcCTTAGCagctatttggaaaaaataaaatcatgaaattcactcgtatatggatgaatatggagattactatgctgagtgaaatgagtcaaatggagaggaatagacatagaatatctTCATTAATTTGTTGAATGTAAGAAAGATAATttcctgagacaatagagatgagggccagagaacCAGTCAGTCCatggttggaagcttgccacaggagtgttgaatgcagttagggtagagaaggattcattatgacaatgctagttggaactaatcactctggacaagaaagggACATCAAAGGGGGTTAAAGTGAAATACatagtatcccttcattaacaatagtgataaccacagtgtcaaaagaaaaacaggaatcTAGTGAGTGAGAgtggagagaaaagtaaaatgcctccACCAAAGGCAAGCAGGAGGGAGATAAACTGGGGATATTAGTGGTAGGAAATATGCAGCGGTGAGGATTGGTACACATTCTATGATTTCAAGtcgatcatgaacaattttgtatttaCAGTacttaaattaattataataaaacaaaattacaaaatactaAATATCCCTAAATTGATCTTTTGAGTACTTTCATGTATACCCCTTTATGTACTTCAACGATGTTCTCCTATTAGTATTTAGCTCTAGGAAGATGtgattctttgctttgttttctttgtttattgtaGTAGTTGTTACAGTCTTTAGCTCGTCTACCAGTGTCTACTACTGATGGAATGTGGGATCACgggatttgtctgtctctatATCAATCCAGTCACACTTGGTTTCTCATTGGGCAATGTTTTATAAGTACTGCACATCCGATTGTTAGGAAAACCGGATGTTCCCACCTCTAAGTGTGACTTATTTCCACATATAAAAAGGCAAGTCAGGAGAGGAGGTGTGGCTTTTAGTTCCTGAGACTTTCTAGTAAGGCTGCTCACAAGGTGGTCTGTGGCCTAGAGTCAGGGTAAGGTGggaattttggaaatattttctttctttacttgtgTATTTGACATTTTTCAGACTCCTACAATGCTCATTAActattttactgaatattttaGGTTTCAAAATTAGGATCGTTTTGGAAATGTTTTATGCTCAATATTAAGCACAAAATTAACCTTAGTTTTAAGGTTAATCCTGAGCTTGAAGTTAATcttgaagcttttatttttagcaaagtTTCATTCCATCTACATCAACTGCTCCTATAAGCTGAAAAAGTTTTTCTCCATACCAGCTCTACATTAAAAAGCACTTGTTCCATTTTACCTGGGTCAATTGTTCTGATGTAATCTTTGGATGGATCCTTTTGACTGTTTCTGTGTGTGTTGAGTGTGGATGTGGGGGCCACCTATTTGTCTAATTCCAGTAGTGCTGAGAAGTTTTGCTCAGTgctgtttggttttatttgaaatGTCAGTTTATTTGTTATATATCCCTTTCATTCCATTTATATTCCTTGACTCCTGTGCATTCCTGGGAAGAAGATGAAGTCACCATTATGAATCGCCCATTGATTGAAGAATGGGGAAAGGGTGACAACCTGCGTGTGAATCTTCAGTGGCTCATCCTGCAAGATATCATCACTCTGGTTGCAGATGCTGGTGGAGTCCCTTGGGTCATTTGGGCCGTGAGTTATATTCCACAGTCATCAATATTGTAAATTTGCCTTTCTTACTGCTTCACTCCACCTTGAGACTGGTTGTGGCTTATCTCAACTTGCAAGAGACAACCTTAGCTTTAAATCATCTCCTGAATTTTGAGTACTACCAACTATTTTCACAGGTTCCACATGACTCAGAAATGACTGAAATGATGACCCAGAATTTATTTACTCATTGttcattattttaacatttagaagagatatgtatattttctttgtattgttgTCTAAGTGTAATTTATAACATGTctcttttattatatcttttacaTAGTACTTATagctttctcctttttatttagatTACATAGTAATAATTGTTTAGAATTTAGTAGTATTAGTACCCTTGGAGTTGTGATGTTATATGTGCATTACCTTATGTAACcctgattatattttttataatgtaaatagagggagatgtgggattacATGATTTGTCTGTTTCTATGTCAGACAGCTCCCACATGGTTTCTCATTGGATGTTATTTTATGAATGCAGCACCTCCGAATGGTAGGGAAACCGAATGGTCCCACTTTCTAGCTGTGAGATTTTCCCACAGATAAAAAGGCAACGATGGAAGAGGATGTGTGGCTTTTCGTTTCTGGAGCTTCATCGTGCTACTGCTAGCAGCGTGGTGTGTAGTCTGGAGTTAGGCTAAGGTGGGAATTTttgcagtattttcttttttttggtttttggtgtttggttcacacccggcagtgctcaggggttactcctgcgtcttggctcagaaatcgcccctgacaggcacaggagaccatatgggatgctgggattcaaaccactgtccttctgcatgaaaggcaaacaccttacctccatgctatctctccggctccctgagtattttctttaagtttgtcATTGATGATTTTGCAGAGAGCCTTCTGGTGAAAACTCATCTAGGTAGTGCTCGGGATTGTAACCAGTGTTTAGATTTTAGAATGCTGCAGctgcacaaatattttataaagaatgcATTACATAGGAAGCTGATGGCTTTATAAAACGTTAAATTTTACaagaattgagcttccttatgatccagtaACTCCACTTCTCAACGTCTCTCCCAGGAGGTCAAAAACAGTATTTCAAAAAGACAGTTGTGTTGTATTTCTTTGAAGCACTTTTCACAATATCCAAAacttaaaattatgcaatttactgCTATGTAAAGTGTGCTATGCCGAGTGACATCTGTCAGATGGAGAGGGACAGGTTAAGAATGATCTCTTGCATATGTGAAGTATGAAAATATACTGAGGGACCGGCAGATGGCAAAGGCAACAGAGCTGCAAATCTGGTCTGTATAACTGAGCTCACCTAGTAGGGTAATGAGAggttcctttgttcttttttttttttgatcacatccagcagtgctcacaggtttctcctggctctatgctcagaaatcgctcctggcagtctcaggggactatatgagatgccaggatttgaactacagtccttctgcatgcaaggcaaatgcgctacctccatggtatctttccagccccaggggTTCTTATGACATTAGTAGAGGAGATTGGGCACTCTGATGTGTGGTGCTGAAATGATAAGTACACAAAACTATTGttgacagtattataaatcatactacctcaataaaaatgagagatTTTTTCCAAAGGTTAACATTTATTTGCAAGTTTTCTTATGAATGAATATGCGGAGGGTCTCTATCACTTATTCATACTGgtctttttaaaattctagtataaaaattaatgaaaatattaatttctcaTGAGTTAATTTCTTTCAATTCCACAATCTGACACTCACTGTGGTGCCCTGAAGATCTAGGACAACATaaccttaaaaaaatataattttttagttgaattactgtgaaatacaaagttgtctatgattgagttttactcatacaatgtccagcactcatctcttcaccagtgcatatttcttgccaccaatgtccccagatccCTACTCCCACCCCACTTCCCCctcctctatggcagatatttttcttaactCTCACACACTCAtactctctgctctctctctctctctctctctctctctctctctctctctctctctctctctctctctttatgcAGTGCGGTttgcaattttttattgaaagGTACCATCCataccactttatctcctttcaatacTCAATACTGGTCCAGAGTGATCACCTCATTAAGAAGTTAATCTTTATGTCCCTTGCTAAACAAGAGAAAACAAACTGTTCTTAATCTCACTCTCATGTCCTGGCTGCAAAGTGGTGTTACCATGTGTCACAAATACTGAATGAAAacttattcaaattttattttgatttatgatcttaaaacaaaaattagcttCTTATCTCATgaattgactttttaaatttgtttgtgttAGAGCATACTCAGTAGTAGTCAGGACTTACTTACTTAATTATGAATaaagaatcacttctagtggtctcagaggacaatatggggtatGAGGGATAGAACACAGGTAGGTCTGTGCAGGCTAGTATCGTTCCCACTGTTCTCTTGCTCTGGCCAGTGATTGCcattttagtttatattattattatttagagagAGCGGCATACCTGGAAGGGCTCAGTGGCTAtttctggctttacacttagaaatgattcctatcaggctcaggggaccaaatgggatgcagggattgatcCTAAGACCAATGCCCTagccactctgctattgctctggtctctgtATTGCAGTCACCTCTTAACTAATATTATGATGAATGGGAGTGACTAAACAGAATAGTTCAAATCTACTCATTCATCAGACAGCTGAGttttaatatttagtaaatacTAACTAGAgactatggatttaaaaaaagcaCACTTCAATTTAGACAATATTTGCAAAGCTGCTGATAATGCTTCAGGTATACAGTGTTCTAACTCCAACCaccctctctcccacccccaatatTAGTTGTCCCTTCAATGTTCCAAGGATCCTCTCCAATCTATTtcttgaacaactttgttaacttctcctctattttaatatttgataattAGGATAAATATcacttaacattctttttttttaatttttaaaatttgtggtGAGAGTCACATCCATTTAGAGACCAGAATATTGCTCAGGAGATTTATGAGCAGTCAGGAGTCCATGACTAAGGATTCTAAGCCACTTAATATCAGATGTtctaaattcaatcccagcaccaaacaagagagaaatgaatgagcactggggtgtttgaatccctgcattctTAATTCCATTGATATTACCTGGGTTGACATTTTGTTGGGGCTTAGGTGGAGGGGATATACCTTACACCCTACCTGTTCAGGAAccattccaggttctgtgctcagcggACCATTTCTGGTTttggaattcaaaccagggttgtggCTACAGTCACACATACTCCTTAACCTGTGTAGTAGCCCCCCAACTTCGaatatttcatgtttatttattgttgttcttgtttttgttttgttttgaagctacatctcacagtgctcaggttttTCTCCTGGCTGTGAGGTGAGAAACTACTTTTGGCAGTCTGGAGTAGATTGGAATGTTGGGCATCaagtctgggtcagctgtgtgctaggcaaaggTCCTCTGGCagcgctatctcttcagcccctcatgtTTATTCATTCCATtaagagttggggctggagagatagcatggaggtaaggcgtttgcctttcatgcaagaggtcatcggttcaaatcccagcgtcccatatggtcccccgtgcctgccaggagcaatttctgagcatggagccaggagtaacccctgagcactgccgggtgtgacccaaaaaacacaaagaaaaaaaaaagagttatcccAAAAGCAAATTGGCTCTTGGGAAGATAGCCCAAAGTTTGGAGCTTCGATCTTTATTATTAGGAAGCTCCAGGTTTTATTTTCAGAGGCTGATGCTTG
This window of the Suncus etruscus isolate mSunEtr1 chromosome 6, mSunEtr1.pri.cur, whole genome shotgun sequence genome carries:
- the LOC126011863 gene encoding sentrin-specific protease 2-like, whose translation is MKRSKGHLREQKDTLFSTGDTDTTPDKRPRLDCLSQQGKGSSHGRRAYYGQDLKSPSPATCSLSTLKRSEGHLKEQHEALLSTGDTEKTPDKRPRLDCISLQKKGGPHCRRVHGKDLKSSSPDDCSLSSLKQSEGHLMEQNDTLFPTMDTEEISSKRRRVGNLINQVKEQVSTETVSEDSAKVQQRPHSTVEEDFQKEERKKVRHLLEQQKGVNQRSSMPTATSTHPSSPRSQMDTVKSKSLGDESSHGFKTTQLDPRPSRVVETSGTVHKVKIEETCSKGKVSDREKSTGVTLENESRTGHQLELDFSETLSPPLHLGDGSKGVLSRKVSRLESKEKLGSGKSTVKRMDDDLELTADMEKEIRNALGSGPQDQILSSAFKQRITRGDLQTLRNDQWLNDEVINFYMNLLMERNRKQDYPALHAFSTFFYPKLMSAGYQAVKKWTKGVNLFDQELILVPIHQEVHWSLVVIDVRKKSLKYLDSMGHKGHKICEMLLQYLQEESQTKRNIDLNLLEWTLYSMKPHEIPQQFNGSDCGVFTCQFANYISRDKPITFTQHQMPVFRKKMVLEILHQQLL